TACGAGGAGCTCGTCGCCGCGCTGCCCGGCGACGACTGCCGCTACGCCGTCTTCGACTTCGACTTCGTCACCGTCGACAACTGCCAGAAGAGCAAGATATTCTTCATCGCCTGGTAATTCTGCCCCCtcgtatttttttatatttctttcgATCTCTCAACCAATTCTCAAATCGTAAGAGCTCAACTCTCTCTTCCATCCATGGCGATCTTGATTAGCAGTAATGATCTTCCTAGGAAGGGTAAATACTACTAAACCTGGTAATTTGCACTGCGGGAATCAATAAATTCTTGATACCGAAGCTGGAATGTCAGGGGTCCATGCCCATTTACTCGTCGCGAATTTAAGCATTCATATGCAGAGTAATCTCGCTACGGTAGTACTCGTATATCCAACCTACACGGTAGCAGTATCAACTGTCCAAAACTGTATCTGTCAAGTTTTTCTCCGCAAGCATTCATGCAGCTCGGACGACATGCAAGTGACCCATAAACTACGGCAACTAAGAAATAAAATCCCTTTTAGTCTTTTgcactgttaaaaaaaatatgggtTTGGTAATTTACACGGCGCAGGATGTACCTCATTTGATCATAGTCGTATGAAACATGGCAATTGCTCCTTGTATTGCGATTGAGAATACAAGTGAAGCGGCATCTTACAAACTCAAGAGCCAAAATAATCTCATAGTTGTTTGATAAATTGACATTCTTCTTTCTAAATGCCCTTGGAAAAGAAGGCCAGATTGCCAATCTAGAACGTGCCCTCTTGCTTGTTCCAAGGGGGAAAAAAAGGGCATGTCATCTAGAACTGTACGTGCAAATGAACACCAAACAATTGACTAGAAATCTGCAGAGCAAATGACTGTTCAATCAGTCCCGCATCCTTATCACAAAGAAGGAAGGCGCACCAagctttttctattttctacaAAAAAAAAGTTGCTTGCTGCATGCACTCATCCCCGCTGCCTTGTCAGCCAAAACTTTAGTCGAGATCATGACAGGGACCAAACTTTCTCGACAAGCCCTATCGAGCTAGGCCGCCCTTCCTCCTTTCCTTTCGCCCTGTCACTGTTGTCTTGAGTACCCTCTGcattcataatattttttagtgcTTAGGCCGATTCTTTTACCAGATCTGATCTTTAGCCCGAATCCACCTGTTGTCTAGATCTGTCTGTCCTAAGCTGCTACAATATTAGGCCGGTTCTTTTATCAGATCTGAAATTGTCTGTTCCATCAACATCTCAGTCTTACCACAGTTCAATTGCTAATATTACATCTTTCTTGATCTGTCCGGAAACAAGGAACCAAATAGCACGATATAATCGCTTAGCAGCACGACGCAATGATTTAACTATCGTTAGCAAGTCCACTTGCTCCGGtttcgtttttcttttctttctttttttgcaagGAGACCGGTTTCGATTTGTTaaagcgcttcgattctggtggCTGCTGGTGGCTGCTGGTGCGCTGCGTTTTTCCAGTGGGCTGGCTGCGTTCGGCTGATGGATTCGTTGCTTGTGCTGCGCTTTTCAATTGCACAGGTCACCGACCGCGTCGAGGATCAGAGCCAAGATCCTGTACGCGACGTCGAAGCAAGGGCTGCGACGGGTGCTGGACGGGGTCCACTACGAGGTGCAGGCCACGGACCCCTCCGAGATGGGCTTCGACGTCATCAGAGGCCGCGCGCAATGAGGCTGCTCTACGGCCTACGACTACGTGCGTGCCAAACCTCTTTGTTCGGCTCGCTAATGTGTGCTTGTCCTGTTAGTGCTCTGCTCACTGCTCTACCTATGATCGGCCCGGCCGGATGCTAATTTGCGTCGGCGACTTGGTGTGCTCTCGTAGCGTTGCTGCGATTTCTGACGAGGGTTCGTGTGTGATCTAGAGCCTGGCGTACTGTTTTGGTGTTTGGTGTTTGGAGAGCTGGaggtgtggtgtggtgtggtgttGTAATGGAGTAGAAGCAGAGGGAGTGGCGGCGGATTGATGAAACGTCCATCTCTGTGACGTGGAATTCCACTGAACAATGCTCCATTcgcttcctttttcttcctctgaTACAATATTTTCGATAAGGTGCTTCAGATTTTATTCGCGCGGTGGAAATTAACTGCTCCCACTTTGTGCGTCCAATTCGAAGCAAAAGTCGCAAGGACAAGAGCGACTCTTCAGATATATCTCTAACGAAGTAACGATGAGGCCATTCAAAGTTTACAGACAAGAGTACTTAGAGTAAAGGCACGGATAATCTCGTTCCTGCTACATCGATCGTTCAACAAAACTTGGTTCAAAAATACTATCGTTCAACAGAACATCAAGACTGGCTACTGGGTACACTGGTGTCTGGTGGTGCCATGCCAACTGCCAACGAGCTGGAGCCTGGAGGTGACAGGAGCTTGTCGCTGTTCACTGTTCAGGCGCAGCACGGACGACGGAACTCCCTTCTGTCGAACAAAAATAGTTTCTCACGTGAATGGGCCGGACCTGCAAAGTATGGGCCTCGATACCATACCAAGACAGTCCGTACCGGGCCGGCACAAAACCGCGCGATTGCTCTAGTCCAGCGGCGGTCTCTAGCTACAAACCGTCCATCTAGAggtttaaaaatcataaaaatattgcATTCTAGTGCTATCAAccttcaaaatattattgaaatggttataaaaaatttaaaaataatttatattgtaGAGAATACTATCATCTAGCGCTCAACAAATTTATAGTTGAGAGCATTGGaacacgatttttttttaatttttacttCTCGTTTACTAAATGGGCAAGAAACgtctatttttgcaaaattccaaaattccagcataataatacaaaattttaaattaaaaaaagaaatgctAAATATCTAATGATAGATTTTAGAGGATAATATGTCAAATTTCTAACCTTTAAATCGGTGTTGAGATTCATGCTGGACTCCTCTTTTCCACCACCAACGAACTCTGGCGAGCTCCATAAACTCCGACAAAATTAGGGTTAGCGTTCAGGGTTTTAAGGGGGGGAATTGTGGGTCTCCGGCTCTAGAAGATGGTCGGGGAGGTTGTCGGCTcggcggtggtggtgggtgACGGGTGAGACGGCGATGCAGCAGGGGCGCCGCTcgctgtggtggtggtggatggcGGTTGGGTAGGTGATGGTGATAGGGGCGGGGAGGTTggag
The nucleotide sequence above comes from Phragmites australis chromosome 4, lpPhrAust1.1, whole genome shotgun sequence. Encoded proteins:
- the LOC133916539 gene encoding actin-depolymerizing factor 5; its protein translation is MAMAYKMATEGMNVKEECQRWFMEMKWKKVHRFVVYKIDERSRAVLVDKVGGPGEGYEELVAALPGDDCRYAVFDFDFVTVDNCQKSKIFFIAWSPTASRIRAKILYATSKQGLRRVLDGVHYEVQATDPSEMGFDVIRGRAQ